One stretch of Schlesneria sp. DSM 10557 DNA includes these proteins:
- a CDS encoding metallophosphoesterase, with amino-acid sequence MFKQHVFLAAMVLGLLTQSDLRADSFRVRPYLQNPAKDAMTIRWLSEDETPGELMVETPDGLKRFVSQPTKADSLAYSPFAEEPGGPHPGLPWIHRIRVTGLKLGTRYSYQVTQGADRRSGTFQTAPDRDHPVRFMVYSDPETEPESTSSPPVDWPVNPRSNRPTDILKYVTDQTTGYRQNIHIMTARNPDLILVTGDLVETGGEQRDWDEFWRHNAGDYGAIASNVPLIPAIGNHENFAGPGGGYSAEGANFATDKFLTYFEAPSNQATNSKHAGRYYRIDYGPISIITLDSSDGLPHKSAADTNHNLEGSNAPDFNPGSEQYRWLEQQLAETQKTSRFTFVQFHHTMYGSGPHSIPFGNEKFSGQAGIPMRVLEPLFFRYGVDVVFSGHDEMLERSQTNGVETLTDGTSRPHTIHFYDVGIGGDGLRGPSVGFDNPHRKFLAHEDAPESWNGRQLISGGKHYGHLEVNVTPDSNGRWQVELSPVQIFPLLNPEGNVTGWERRVYDDVVKITSND; translated from the coding sequence ATGTTCAAGCAACACGTATTTCTTGCAGCGATGGTGTTGGGATTACTGACACAGAGCGATCTGCGAGCTGACTCGTTTCGTGTGCGTCCGTATCTTCAGAATCCTGCGAAGGACGCCATGACCATTCGCTGGTTGTCGGAAGACGAAACACCCGGCGAGTTGATGGTGGAGACCCCCGATGGCCTGAAGCGATTTGTGTCTCAGCCCACCAAAGCCGATTCCCTCGCGTACAGCCCCTTCGCAGAAGAACCGGGCGGCCCTCATCCCGGACTGCCATGGATCCACCGTATTCGCGTGACCGGTCTCAAATTGGGAACCCGTTATTCTTACCAGGTGACTCAAGGAGCGGATCGGCGGTCCGGTACGTTTCAAACGGCCCCTGACAGAGATCATCCCGTCCGATTCATGGTCTATTCGGACCCCGAAACCGAGCCGGAATCAACATCCAGCCCACCGGTCGACTGGCCTGTGAACCCTCGCAGCAATCGCCCCACAGACATCCTGAAGTACGTCACCGATCAGACGACGGGCTATCGCCAGAACATCCACATCATGACCGCCCGAAATCCAGACCTGATTCTCGTCACAGGGGATCTGGTCGAAACAGGGGGCGAACAACGCGACTGGGACGAGTTCTGGCGACATAACGCCGGAGACTACGGAGCGATTGCTTCGAATGTGCCGCTCATCCCCGCCATCGGCAACCACGAGAACTTCGCCGGTCCCGGTGGAGGCTATTCGGCGGAAGGAGCCAACTTCGCCACCGACAAGTTCCTGACCTACTTTGAGGCCCCCTCCAATCAGGCGACGAACTCGAAACATGCGGGTCGCTACTACCGCATCGACTATGGTCCGATTTCGATTATCACCTTGGATTCGAGCGACGGCCTTCCTCATAAGTCAGCGGCCGATACGAACCATAATCTCGAAGGGAGCAACGCGCCCGACTTCAATCCGGGCTCCGAACAATACCGCTGGCTCGAACAACAACTGGCGGAAACACAGAAAACAAGCCGTTTTACCTTCGTGCAGTTCCATCACACGATGTACGGATCCGGCCCGCACAGCATCCCGTTCGGCAACGAAAAATTTTCAGGTCAGGCAGGAATCCCCATGCGAGTCCTCGAGCCACTATTCTTCCGCTATGGAGTCGATGTGGTCTTTTCCGGCCATGACGAAATGCTGGAACGGTCACAGACAAACGGCGTGGAAACCCTGACCGATGGGACGAGCAGACCTCACACGATCCACTTTTACGATGTCGGTATTGGCGGTGATGGTCTTCGCGGACCTTCCGTCGGGTTTGACAATCCGCACAGGAAGTTCCTGGCCCATGAGGATGCCCCAGAGTCCTGGAACGGCAGACAGCTCATCTCGGGCGGAAAGCATTACGGACACCTTGAGGTCAATGTGACCCCCGATTCGAATGGACGCTGGCAAGTAGAACTCTCACCCGTTCAGATCTTTCCGTTGTTGAATCCGGAAGGCAACGTGACCGGCTGGGAACGCAGAGTCTATGACGACGTCGTGAAAATCACTTCGAACGACTGA
- a CDS encoding DUF1559 domain-containing protein, protein MREKRRGRHGFTLIELLVVIAIIAVLIALLLPAVQQAREAARRTQCKNSLKQIGLAMHNYHDAYNQFPPGYIAKTAFNITSGERSLWSWGTFILPYIDQAPLYSQLNAGNNLLETALAVNPSVLQNKLAVFRCASDVGPQTNNYVDTMTTGATTTNWYIASLQDANGNLVPISVSNYVMVAGPGDSTTPQVRDPAQSLNQPLGVGFQNGNVGLRDITDGSSNTLLVGERAWQYKGMTVGAANVFGFSAAVVDQGSSANVKSAAMNVLGLTYNGINATIGLQHDRRGFSSNHVGGAHFVLADGSVRLISENIDYLKLSSATAPVPFGCVTTTFARLAARNDGQIVGDF, encoded by the coding sequence ATGAGAGAAAAGCGGCGCGGTCGACATGGTTTTACTCTGATTGAATTGCTGGTGGTCATTGCGATCATCGCAGTCCTGATCGCTCTCCTGCTGCCTGCGGTGCAACAGGCGCGGGAAGCAGCACGTAGAACCCAGTGCAAAAACAGTCTCAAGCAAATTGGCCTCGCGATGCACAACTATCACGATGCCTACAACCAATTCCCTCCGGGGTACATCGCCAAGACGGCATTCAACATTACATCGGGCGAGCGCAGCCTATGGAGCTGGGGTACGTTTATCCTCCCCTACATCGATCAGGCACCGCTGTACAGCCAGCTCAATGCCGGCAACAACCTGCTGGAAACGGCACTGGCGGTCAATCCAAGTGTCCTCCAGAATAAGCTCGCTGTTTTTCGATGTGCTTCGGACGTTGGACCACAGACGAATAACTATGTCGACACGATGACCACGGGAGCAACGACGACGAACTGGTATATCGCCAGCCTGCAAGACGCGAACGGCAATCTCGTTCCCATTTCAGTATCGAACTACGTGATGGTCGCTGGCCCAGGAGACAGTACGACCCCACAAGTTCGTGACCCGGCCCAGTCGTTGAATCAGCCACTGGGAGTCGGTTTTCAGAATGGGAATGTGGGGCTGCGGGATATCACCGATGGCAGTAGCAACACGTTGCTGGTTGGCGAACGTGCCTGGCAGTACAAGGGCATGACCGTTGGAGCAGCAAACGTCTTTGGCTTCTCGGCCGCCGTCGTTGACCAGGGATCTTCCGCCAATGTGAAATCGGCAGCCATGAACGTATTGGGGCTGACCTATAACGGCATCAATGCCACCATCGGCCTCCAACACGATCGACGCGGTTTCAGTAGCAACCACGTCGGGGGAGCACATTTCGTTCTGGCTGATGGTTCTGTGCGACTGATTAGCGAGAACATCGACTATCTGAAGCTCTCCTCCGCCACAGCGCCGGTTCCTTTCGGCTGTGTGACCACGACGTTCGCCCGCCTGGCGGCACGAAACGATGGACAAATCGTGGGCGACTTCTAA
- a CDS encoding RNA polymerase sigma factor, producing MSEGSCPVQIAELVEQFAELLYRYAYRLTGNAVDAEDLTQQTFLTAQQKCDQLRDCNAAKGWLCSILRNAFLTTRRHRGRTQPLEGVVDSLSLQDPPDSLVDPDELQRALMELPEEHRSPLILFYFEEFSYQEIAEQMQLPIGTVMSRLSRAKAFLRRRLSEETEVGGRNYREKVAL from the coding sequence ATGTCTGAAGGCTCGTGTCCCGTTCAGATTGCCGAGTTGGTCGAGCAATTCGCTGAATTGCTCTATCGCTACGCGTATCGCCTGACAGGAAATGCAGTCGACGCAGAAGATTTGACTCAGCAGACATTCCTGACGGCCCAGCAGAAGTGCGATCAGCTTCGCGACTGCAATGCGGCCAAAGGATGGCTCTGTTCGATCCTGAGGAACGCCTTCCTGACGACTCGACGACATCGGGGAAGGACGCAGCCTCTGGAAGGGGTCGTCGATTCACTTTCGCTCCAGGATCCCCCCGATTCGCTCGTGGACCCTGACGAACTGCAACGGGCGCTGATGGAATTACCGGAAGAACATCGTTCTCCGCTGATCCTGTTTTACTTTGAAGAATTCAGTTATCAGGAAATCGCGGAACAGATGCAACTTCCGATTGGAACCGTGATGAGTCGCCTTTCCAGGGCGAAAGCTTTCCTGCGGCGGCGTCTTTCGGAAGAGACGGAAGTCGGCGGCAGAAATTATCGAGAGAAGGTCGCACTATGA